The proteins below come from a single Poecilia reticulata strain Guanapo linkage group LG5, Guppy_female_1.0+MT, whole genome shotgun sequence genomic window:
- the LOC103465190 gene encoding sodium-dependent neutral amino acid transporter SLC6A17-like isoform X2, with protein MPKTSKVVQREQSHEHVTESVADLLAHEEPLDYKSSSLNVGAAAGKKIPQIEVPESDGRPAWNSKLQYILAQVGFSVGLGNVWRFPYLCQKNGGGAYLVPYFILLLIIGIPLFFLELAVGQKIRRGSIGVWNYVCPRLGGIGMSSLMVCGFVGLYYNVIIGWSIFYFFQSFQFPLPWSDCPIRKNGTIAIVEPECDKSSATTYFWYRQTLNTTSTIAESGGLNIKMTLSLLVAWIIVCLAVIKGIASSGKVMYFSSLFPYVVLFCFLVRGLMLKGSVDGIAHMFTPKLEKMLEPQVWREAATQVFFALGLGFGGVIAFSSYNKIDNNCHFDAVLVSFINFFTSILATLVVFAVLGFKANIMNEKCVAELR; from the exons ATGCCTAAGACCAGCAAGGTGGTGCAGCGAGAGCAGAGCCATGAGCACGTCACGGAGTCGGTGGCCGACCTGCTCGCCCACGAGGAGCCTCTCGACTACAAGAGCAGCTCCCTGAATGTGGGAGCGGCCGCAGGGAAGAAGATCCCTCAGATAGAAGTTCCCGAGAGCGACGGCCGGCCGGCGTGGAACAGCAAGCTGCAGTACATCCTGGCCCAGGTGGGCTTCTCCGTGGGGCTCGGAAACGTCTGGCGATTCCCGTACCTCTGCCAGAAGAACGGAGGAG GTGCATATCTGGTCCCTTatttcatcctcctcctcatcatcggCATCCCGCTCTTCTTCTTGGAACTGGCTGTGGGTCAGAAGATAAGACGTGGGAGCATCGGAGTCTGGAACTACGTCTGTCCGCGTCTCGGTGGGATTGGGATGTCAAGTCTGATG gTTTGCGGTTTTGTGGGTCTCTACTACAACGTCATCATTGGTTGGAGCATCTTCTACTTTTTCCAGTCCTTCCAGTTCCCTCTGCCGTGGAGCGACTGTCCGATTAGAAAAAATGGGACAATAGCCA TTGTGGAGCCGGAGTGTGACAAAAGCTCAGCCACTACATATTTCTGGTACCGGCAGACTCTGAACACGACCAGCACCATCGCAGAGAGCGGCGGCCTCAACATCAAAATGACCTTATCTCTGCTGGTGGCCTGGATAATTGTCTGCCTTGCCGTCATTAAAGGAATCGCCTCTTCTGGGAAG gtgATGTACTTCAGCTCCCTTTTCCCCTATGTGGTGCTCTTCTGCTTCCTGGTCAGAGGTTTAATGCTCAAAGGATCAGTAGATGGGATCGCTCACATGTTTACTCCAAAG CTGGAGAAGATGCTGGAGCCGCAGGTTTGGAGGGAAGCGGCCACCCAGGTGTTCTTTGCTCTGGGTTTGGGGTTCGGAGGCGTCATAGCTTTCTCCAGTTACAACAAGATTGACAACAACTGCCACTTCGACGCCGTGCTCGTCTCCTTCATCAACTTCTTCACCTCGATTCTGGCCACGCTGGTGGTGTTCGCCGTGCTGGGCTTCAAGGCCAACATCATGAATGAGAAATGTGTCGCAGA ACTACGCTGA
- the LOC103465190 gene encoding sodium-dependent neutral amino acid transporter SLC6A17-like isoform X1 yields the protein MPKTSKVVQREQSHEHVTESVADLLAHEEPLDYKSSSLNVGAAAGKKIPQIEVPESDGRPAWNSKLQYILAQVGFSVGLGNVWRFPYLCQKNGGGAYLVPYFILLLIIGIPLFFLELAVGQKIRRGSIGVWNYVCPRLGGIGMSSLMVCGFVGLYYNVIIGWSIFYFFQSFQFPLPWSDCPIRKNGTIAIVEPECDKSSATTYFWYRQTLNTTSTIAESGGLNIKMTLSLLVAWIIVCLAVIKGIASSGKVMYFSSLFPYVVLFCFLVRGLMLKGSVDGIAHMFTPKLEKMLEPQVWREAATQVFFALGLGFGGVIAFSSYNKIDNNCHFDAVLVSFINFFTSILATLVVFAVLGFKANIMNEKCVAENGEKILGYLNSNVLSHDLIPPHVNFSHLTPSDYADVYSIIKTVKEDGFAQLGLEPCLLEDELNKAVQGTGLAFIAFTEAMTHFPASPFWSVMFFFMLINLGLGSMIGTMTGITTPVLDAYKVQKELLTVGCCIVAFFCGLLFVQRSGNYFVTMFDDYSAGLPLTVVVILENVSVAWIYGTKRFMQDLEDMLGFRPSIIYFYLWKYVSPLCLIVLISATVIEMAISPPGYNAWVEDLAQERFQSYPPWALAMCFALIVVAMLPLPIVFIARHFNLMSDGSNKLSVSYRKTMMKDISNLEEQDEARFILGAKPGDTPLSGVARKPYVTPAGNKSVDPNSLSPNVCYGTSYQNAAISPTTPTPPTPLTPLTPESDS from the exons ATGCCTAAGACCAGCAAGGTGGTGCAGCGAGAGCAGAGCCATGAGCACGTCACGGAGTCGGTGGCCGACCTGCTCGCCCACGAGGAGCCTCTCGACTACAAGAGCAGCTCCCTGAATGTGGGAGCGGCCGCAGGGAAGAAGATCCCTCAGATAGAAGTTCCCGAGAGCGACGGCCGGCCGGCGTGGAACAGCAAGCTGCAGTACATCCTGGCCCAGGTGGGCTTCTCCGTGGGGCTCGGAAACGTCTGGCGATTCCCGTACCTCTGCCAGAAGAACGGAGGAG GTGCATATCTGGTCCCTTatttcatcctcctcctcatcatcggCATCCCGCTCTTCTTCTTGGAACTGGCTGTGGGTCAGAAGATAAGACGTGGGAGCATCGGAGTCTGGAACTACGTCTGTCCGCGTCTCGGTGGGATTGGGATGTCAAGTCTGATG gTTTGCGGTTTTGTGGGTCTCTACTACAACGTCATCATTGGTTGGAGCATCTTCTACTTTTTCCAGTCCTTCCAGTTCCCTCTGCCGTGGAGCGACTGTCCGATTAGAAAAAATGGGACAATAGCCA TTGTGGAGCCGGAGTGTGACAAAAGCTCAGCCACTACATATTTCTGGTACCGGCAGACTCTGAACACGACCAGCACCATCGCAGAGAGCGGCGGCCTCAACATCAAAATGACCTTATCTCTGCTGGTGGCCTGGATAATTGTCTGCCTTGCCGTCATTAAAGGAATCGCCTCTTCTGGGAAG gtgATGTACTTCAGCTCCCTTTTCCCCTATGTGGTGCTCTTCTGCTTCCTGGTCAGAGGTTTAATGCTCAAAGGATCAGTAGATGGGATCGCTCACATGTTTACTCCAAAG CTGGAGAAGATGCTGGAGCCGCAGGTTTGGAGGGAAGCGGCCACCCAGGTGTTCTTTGCTCTGGGTTTGGGGTTCGGAGGCGTCATAGCTTTCTCCAGTTACAACAAGATTGACAACAACTGCCACTTCGACGCCGTGCTCGTCTCCTTCATCAACTTCTTCACCTCGATTCTGGCCACGCTGGTGGTGTTCGCCGTGCTGGGCTTCAAGGCCAACATCATGAATGAGAAATGTGTCGCAGA AAATGGAGAAAAGATCCTGGGATACCTCAACTCCAACGTCCTGAGTCACGATCTCATTCCTCCTCACGTGAACTTTTCCCATCTCACCCCATCAGACTACGCTGACGTGTACAGCATCATCAAGACGGTAAAGGAGGACGGCTTTGCCCAGCTGGGTCTGGAGCCCTGCTTGCTGGAGGACGAGCTCAACAAG GCAGTTCAGGGCACCGGCCTGGCCTTCATCGCCTTCACGGAGGCCATGACCCATTTCCCAGCATCCCCTTTCTGGTCTGTAATGTTCTTTTTCATGCTAATCAACCTTGGCTTGGGCAGCATGATTGGCACCATGACTGGCATCACCACACCCGTCCTTGACGCCTACAAAGTTCAGAAAGAGCTTCTGACAG TGGGCTGCTGCATCGTGGCCTTCTTCTGTGGGCTGTTGTTTGTTCAGCGTTCAGGAAATTATTTCGTCACCATGTTTGACGATTACTCAGCTGGTTTGCCCCTCACTGTTGTAGTGAtcctggaaaatgtttctgtcgCTTGGATTTACGGCACCAAACG CTTCATGCAAGACCTGGAGGACATGTTGGGTTTTCGACCGTCTATAATCTACTTCTACCTGTGGAAGTACGTCTCTCCTCTTTGTCTCATCGTCCTCATCTCGGCCACAGTCATAGAGATGGCCATCAGCCCACCTGGATACAACGCCTGGGTTGAAGACCTG GCTCAGGAACGTTTCCAGAGTTACCCTCCCTGGGCTCTGGCCATGTGCTTCGCTCTCATCGTAGTGGCCATGCTTCCTCTCCCAATCGTCTTCATCGCACGCCACTTCAACTTGATGTCAGACGGCTCCAACAAGCTGTCTGTCTCCTACCGTAAAACCATGATGAAAGACATCTCCAACCTTGAGGAGCAGGACGAGGCAAGATTCATCCTCGGGGCCAAGCCCGGCGACACGCCGTTGTCAGGCGTAGCCCGCAAACCCTACGTCACCCCTGCAGGGAACAAATCTGTGGATCCCAACTCTCTGTCTCCAAACGTCTGCTACGGCACGAGCTACCAAAACGCTGCGATAAGTCCCACGACACCAACGCCACCCACACCTCTCACGCCTCTCACACCAGAGTCAGACTCTTGA